Below is a window of Deltaproteobacteria bacterium DNA.
AATCATCAATGCCATACATGCTTCTGCATTGTCCTCTGGCTCTATATACAAAACGCGCGTTGACATAATCTGTGAGACGCTAGTAGTACGAGAGGAACGGTTTTCTAAAATGACCTTTCTTGCGTAATCGCGCTCAGTTATTATTCCTCGGATGCGCCCTTCCTCCATGACTAACAACGCACCAATGTGGTGTTCCGCCATCACCTTTATCGCATTAAAAACGGTATCCTCCGGCGAGATAGTCAGTAAACCAGTTCGCCTCTTGTGTTTTAAAATGTCTAGTATCGTATACATAAAACACGCCTCATGCTTTATTTTTGCCTGATTGTGGCTAATTATTTTCGTCCTTTAACTATTTTAATTATAACACAACATAACAAAAAAGCCCATTAGCCAATGCGATTTGACATTTTGGCTAATGGGCTACGCGGAGTGACAAACCCTTAATCGCTTATCGAAGTTATGCGGACAGAGCCAAATAACACCACTCAGTCAAGAGAAGATTCTACATCCCTTTAGCTGACTAAAAGTCGATATCTACTTGAGCCGTGTACATATCAGCTAAATTATCATTGTTGAAGATATCATAGCCGAAAATAACCGAGGTATTATCAGCGAACTTCCAGGAAAAACCAAAATTAAGCGTTCCATAGGCACTTTCGCTTCCCTGATAGTCGACCGCCACCCATAGTTTGTCAGAGATCTCAGTAA
It encodes the following:
- a CDS encoding CBS domain-containing protein, producing MYTILDILKHKRRTGLLTISPEDTVFNAIKVMAEHHIGALLVMEEGRIRGIITERDYARKVILENRSSRTTSVSQIMSTRVLYIEPEDNAEACMALMIQQQIRYFPVLSNGEVVGIISIGDLARAILSFHEFVIDQLTDYITQAATAGEVAHAHPERLPAKLRIIQN